The genomic window CCTCCACTCAGCTCCGCGGGCATTTTAATAAGCGCCTGCCTTTTCCAATGAACTGGCATGACGCGTTGGCCATGCAAAGCAGCACTGCCCTCCCGCAACTGAAGCTTTTCTTGCGCTTTTAGGACTTTACGTGTGGTTTCGGTAGTGGGAGGAGGGGGGCATCCCGAGCGATACACCTTGTACGACAGCAAAGAGATTTAAGGAGGGAAAAAGAGTGCCAAGTGAGCACACAAACAAGAGGAAGATAAAGCTTCTATATAACGAACTGACTGAAGACCGAGTGTGCGAGTTAGGCGAGaagcaaaaggaaactgaaagtttGGGGACCGGGGGCCCTAATGGACCGCCCTGTGCTTTTAGCAAGATGACTCACGAAGCTGTTCCAAGGAGGGATGGGCGGGTGGGCGAGGGGATGGATGGGAGAGGCTGGAAGCAGGAGCACCAAGGGCAGAGATGTTGTTTGTAGGGATATAATGAGAACAATTTGGACTTGGAGGTGGGGAAGGCAGAAAGGGTCTTAGGAAGCTCCGTGACTGGGGGGGGAAGGATAAGGAGAGAAACGGTGGCTGTCTCTGTCTCCGTGAAAATGGAGAAGACCAAGAGCGAGGGAACTTTGTTGGTTCAGACCTTACGGACAGGGAGTCTCAACAAGCTGGGAAAAGACGTGATTGTGTAGGTTTGAGACCTAAATTTAGACTCCGGCTTTATTAAATCAAAGTTTACTGAGTGACTTTAGATAATACAGGATTAGGACTTTTCTCCCCAAAGCTTCAAAGTTGCTAAACTTGAGTGTGCCAGGCGGGAAGAAAATTACGGGCAACTCGCCAGCCTCCCCCAGGGACCACCCCGCATTTTCCGGCGCACATTGGCCACCGCGTGCTCCAGCCCTTTGTTTGAAGGTGTAGGTGGCTCTGAAAAGAGCCTTTGGTTTCTGCGTGGTAGACGAGTCCCTTATCCGACCGTCCCGCCAGCCGCGCTGGCTTACTTGCCCTTGGCTTTGTGGTGGCTCTCGGTCTTCTTGGGCAGCAGCACGGCTTGGATGTTGGGCAGGACGCCGCCCTGGGCAATGGTCACCTTGCCCAGCAGCTTGTTGAGCTCCTCGTCGTTGCGGATGGCCAGCTGCAGGTGGCGGGGGATGATGCGCGTCTTCTTGTTGTCCCTGGCAGCGTTGCCCGCCAGCTCCAGGATTTCGGCAGTCAGGTACTCGAGGACCGCAGCCAGGTACACGGGCGCCCCAGCGCCGACGCGTTCCGAGTAGTTGCCCTTGCGGAGCAGGCGATGTACCCGGCCCACGGGGAACTGCAGCCCGGCCCGGGAGGAGCGGGACTTGGCCTTGGCGCGGGCTTTGCCTCCTTGTTTTCCGCGTCCGGACATGGCAGGAGAAGGACAGGAGCGAGGCAGGCAAGGACTTTGCAGAAAGCCGGTCTCAGACGAGAAGTGACGCCTTCCCGCCCAAGAGCTACCCTATTATCCTGTAAGACAGTCGGCTGGACGGCGCTGTCTGATTGGTCACTAGCGTCTTTGGCTGAACCAGCCAATGGAGAAGCAGAGTTGGaatcttttcatttacatatatGCCCCTCCCACCCGGGGCGGTTTGTGACGCCCCATCCATTCAGAAAGAGGACTTCGCCATCTCTCATTTGAATAAAAGCCCTTCAAATAGGCTAAAGTCACCGCCGAAGTTCTCATCGGATCAAGCTGTTCCTTGGAACTGTCCGTCTGCTACCATGCCCGAGCCCGCCAAGTCCGCGCCCGCCCCAAAGAAGGGCTCCAAGAAGGCCGTGACCAAGGCGCAGAAGAAAGATGGCAAGAAGCGCAAGCGCAGCCGCAAGGAAAGCTACTCCATCTACGTGTACAAGGTGCTGAAGCAGGTCCACCCCGACACGGGCATCTCCTCCAAGGCCATGGGCATCATGAACTCGTTCGTCAACGACATCTTCGAGCGCATCGCCGGCGAGGCCTCCCGCCTGGCTCACTACAACAAGCGCTCCACCATCACCTCCCGGGAGATCCAGACGGCCGTGCGCCTGCTGCTGCCCGGGGAGCTGGCCAAGCACGCCGTGTCCGAGGGCACCAAGGCCGTCACCAAGTACACCAGCTCCAAGTAAGCTGGAGACCTGGAGGCGCGCTGACCTCCCACTACACAACGGCTCTTTTCAGAGCCACCTACTTTTCCCTATGAGAGCTGACACGCCAGATGCGCTCCGGAGTAGTGCCGTCACCTCCCGGGGCTCAGACGGGGTCGGGTCGGGTCGGGTCGGTTCGGTACGGGTCGGGTGGggaacggaacggaacggaacggaaggaaaggaaaggaaaggtgggCTTAGGGTCCGGGCTCCGGCTCGCGGCTCGTGCGCCCGGATACCCGAGCCTAATGGCTGCTCAAGTTAGTCCCTCTTGCCCCTTTCCTGTAAACCAGCCACCAGTGCCTCAACCCTACATGCCACCTCCTGGCTTGGCAACCTAAGCAACAGCGAAAGGTCTTTCTTTCCTCCAAGCCGCATGCCGCAGGCTCGCTTTGCTGCCTGCGAGTCTGGGTAAGGTCTCCTGCTCTTCCGCTAGAAAGGCATGTCTGTGCCCAAGGCCGTGCCGGAGGGAGACTCGGGCAAACCTCGGTTTGGGCAGGATTCACTGCGGGCTGAAGAGGGGCTGGATTCTACCAGCTCTCCCCCCTTGCTTGCCATTTGCTATTCACACTCCAGCCGGGATCTCACCGAGTCCTTCCAGAGACTGAGCAAAGGCCAGGTCGGGAGGTGACAAGGCTGCACCAAACTGAAACCAATGACCGGCTctgcatgttttcttttttttcctggtaacCGATAATGATACAATGAAGCTAGCTcgctctcctctctctgtctctctctctctgtcatatGCTGAAATGAAACAGTGAACCAACCTTGAGTTCTTTGACCAGCTACTGTGAAAGGATGAAAAACATGAGGCTcttttcataggaaaaaaaagtccCAAAGACCATTTGATTGAGCATCCTTAACTTATATATCTTCCCAATGCCCTTGGACAGCTCAAACATCTCATGAGATAATCAATGGGAGTCAACCATATAAAGAGATCATAAAGTTGCTTGCCCAAATGCTTGTCATACTAACTTATCTATACAGTTTTGGTATAATCCTGTTACCTCAGGATGAGCCACTTCCTGGGAAGACACAAAAGGAGAATGAAGATGTCTCAAGATACAGAGCCGGCAGTATTGCAAAACAACAGAGGGGCAAGAGGGTCTTGGAAACCTTTATCCTTGTTATCTCAcagctgtggtcctcaaggatcactAATATTTCCCCTTCTTTGGTTTTGCCAAATACACGACTTCATGTGATCAAAGTTGGAACTTATAACAGAAATGGCATATCCAGCAAGAAACGATAATCAAAAACCATAATAGTTGCTCCAGTTGTGTATAGCATGCTGTCTCcaagaaggaaaggataaagtCATATAAATCTTCAGTTTGTAtagaaatattatcattatcaataaCCCCATTGAAGTGATTCTTAATCCTGTCCCATGAATGATGTGACTCATTATATTGtaatttcatcaaacaaaaagaGGAATGTCGATAATCATGCTAAAGTAGCCTTATATTCTATCATGTCTACTTTATCCCCAACATTTTCTATAGTATCCCTTAGTGCTTTCATAGCCTTTTAAAACTCATCTATAATTCACTGTTCTTTAAACCCCAAAGAGACATTTTTAGCTAATTCTCTAAAAATTGAACCTGTACTATTTTGTTTCTTACAGTACTTTCAGACATTGCTAAGGAAATTGAAGAAGCAATAAGagatattaaatacatatattgCTAAGATAACACATGAAATACACCTTTTCTCTCTGATGGCTATAGGAGAGTGAGAtatccttttttctatttctgaaaataCTTGATCAGCCCTACTTTGATGCCAACCCTGGGCTTTTACAAGTATCATAACATATCTTGGTCTAATAACTATGAATATTGTTCCTTTGACTTTTCTACCTACACATTTTGATATAGTACAATTTATGCATGATACATTATAATAATTGTCAATCATAGTTACATTCACTTGAGATCCAGACATAAATACATAGTTATCCCTCAGAGAAGCCCTTCCCATCAGTACATCTGTTGAGGTAGTCCTGTTGGATGTATCCCTCTGTGTGATCTTATTCCATCCCATAACCATAGCTATTTTCCATCCTTCCCCCAAAGTCTTTCCCACCTTATTCAGGTATAATGGAGCAGGGAATCCATGATAAAGTGTTCCATTAGGAAGTGAGTCATTGTGCCATTACACATAGTCCTTGAAGCAAGTAGCTTGCTGTGTACTACATTTAATCATGTGTGGATTTAACTCCAGATGCAAGTATCTAGATCCCATAGTACAAGGAAAATAGAATCTTTGTCCAGTGACATGACAAACTGTCCCATTGATCCCAAAAGTATCAAGTTGTATCCTATAATTCATAAGGTTTGATATTATCTGTGGAAATGGGATGGTGTCACTGGGAATTTCTGTTAAGTGATAAGTCACTGGAACTACTGGAACATACCTATCATTATTCTTGGAAAAGCAAAGAGGGGATTTAGCTGAAAGTCCTGTAAAATTGAATTTAACAGGGTGGTTGATATAATTGCCAGAAGTATTCCATTCAAATTGTGACTGAattatttgagacaaattaccaAATATGATCATTGgagttttttctccttcctctataATCTGGACTCAGTGGTTATGGATAAAAGGCCCGcctttttgcttcttcctgttGGGCATCTACACCAATATTTAATTGAGGTAACAGCATCatgatctttaattttttgtatGGTAGGTTTGTGTTTTCTATGGGTTTGTTCATAATGTTCTTAACTGGTTTTTGACCTATTAAAAGCATAGTCAACTGACTGTATTTCTATGCTAATTCTGTGACTTCTTTTTCTAATCTATCCATTGTTTCCTTATTAaccctttctctttcatttttaaatggacTCAAATCCAGATACAATAAATTGTTAAGTATCAGGGAGCTGGGAGAGCTTGACCTAGGAGCAGaagtttgtgtttttgttttaaacTTCCTAGGGCATTGTAAGTTCAATTCATCTGTATAAAACAAACTTAACCAAATTATGCATAAAAATATCCCTTTAGTGATAGGTTCATGCTTATGAGGTTCAGTCATTTGTTACCCTACTATGATCCAATCATTCATGTCACTGGACATTCTTGCTAGCACCTGGGAGATGCTTTATAAACTACttctaaatatttcctaatatctCTGATTTGTACTGTACAACCCTGTTTCTTTAAGGCTTTCTATATTAATCTTATGTGTGTGTCTTTATTGGAAACCCCTAATACTTGTCCCATGATAAGAATATTCTTACCTCACCAGTCCATACACTGGGCTGTAGCAGAGACCTCCTGGATCCCTGGAGGCTGATCTGCCCTGTAGTTGAAATCCTTCCAGGATCTTGGGCGCCAAGTGAAATGAAACAGTGCACCAACCTTGAGTTCTTTAACCAGAAAAGAACTTGTTCTCAGCTACAGTGAAAGGACAAAAGACAAGAGCCTCTTTTCCTAGGAACAAAAGACTAAAAGGACCAAAAGACCATTTGATTGAGCATACTTAACTTCCATATATCTTCCCAATGCCCTTGGACAGCACAAACATATCTCGTGAGATAATCAATGGGAGTCAACCatacaaaaaagataataaagttacttgcccaaatGCTTGTCATACTAACTTATCTATACAGTTTTGGTATAATCCTGTTACCTCAGGATGAGCCACTTCCAGGGAAAacacaaaagtaggagaatgaagaTGTCCCAAGATACTGAGCCAGCAGTATTGCAAGACAACAGAGGGGCAAGAGGGTCTTGGAGACCTTAGTCCTTGTTATCTCAcagctgtggtcctcaaggatcactAACACTTTGGTTTGGGACATACATAAAAGT from Macrotis lagotis isolate mMagLag1 chromosome 2, bilby.v1.9.chrom.fasta, whole genome shotgun sequence includes these protein-coding regions:
- the LOC141514435 gene encoding histone H2B type 2-E: MPEPAKSAPAPKKGSKKAVTKAQKKDGKKRKRSRKESYSIYVYKVLKQVHPDTGISSKAMGIMNSFVNDIFERIAGEASRLAHYNKRSTITSREIQTAVRLLLPGELAKHAVSEGTKAVTKYTSSK
- the LOC141514439 gene encoding histone H2A type 1-like codes for the protein MSGRGKQGGKARAKAKSRSSRAGLQFPVGRVHRLLRKGNYSERVGAGAPVYLAAVLEYLTAEILELAGNAARDNKKTRIIPRHLQLAIRNDEELNKLLGKVTIAQGGVLPNIQAVLLPKKTESHHKAKGK